The following are encoded together in the Vigna unguiculata cultivar IT97K-499-35 chromosome 2, ASM411807v1, whole genome shotgun sequence genome:
- the LOC114172645 gene encoding mitogen-activated protein kinase kinase kinase NPK1-like: MQDIFGSVRRSLVFRGSPESDETSLGVGGSLVDKISYCIRTSRVFSKPSPPSPSIPEDAAPPIRWRKGELIGCGAFGQVYVGMNIDSGELLAVKQVLIAASSASKEKAQAHIKELEEEVKLLKDLSHPNIVRYLGTVREEDTLNILLEFVPGGSISSLLGKFGAFPEAVIRTYTKQLLLGLEYLHKNGIMHRDIKGANILVDNKGCIKLADFGASKQVVELATISGAKSMKGTPYWMAPEVILQTGHSFSADIWSVGCTVIEMATGKPPWSQQYQQEVAALFHIGTTKSHPPIPDHLSAAAKDFLLKCLQKEPVLRSSASELLQHPFVTGEHMNSLSLSSNVTENFIASPSCAPNDESILCSSTVNPLDSGNKQLWGMSNDDDDMCVIDDKEEFSHNDVKYKSLMSTDIESFNPMSDPSDDWGCKFDANSELENREVNFVTDESYMPPDQSGDDKGQPDFSFPGVPSLSEEDDELTESKIKAFLDEKALELKKLQTPLYEEFYNSLNTSSSPNVDSTSDDTASRKFLKLPPKSRSPNRVPISTPSKAIDNTGSPGSNGQSSSTVGHVNNHTSHDIPASPLNEWKGVIVDSQQQPSSPSLSFSERQRKWKEELDQELERKREMMRQAGMGGKTSSPKDRAIHRQRERTRFASPSK, translated from the exons ATGCAAGACATCTTCGGATCAGTTCGCAGATCACTGGTATTCCGCGGTTCGCCGGAGAGCGACGAGACCTCGCTCGGAGTTGGAGGAAGCCTCGTCGATAAGATCAGTTATTGTATACGAACTTCCAGAGTCTTCTCCAAACCTTCGCCGCCGTCGCCGTCTATTCCTGAGGACGCTGCGCCTCCGATCCGATGGCGGAAAGGCGAGTTGATCGGTTGCGGTGCCTTTGGCCAAGTCTACGTTGGAATGAATATCGATTCCGGAGAGCTTCTGGCGGTTAAACAG GTTTTGATTGCGGCGAGTAGTGCTTCGAAGGAGAAGGCACAG GCTCATATAAAAGAGCTAGAAGAAGAAGTTAAATTACTTAAAGACCTTTCACATCCAAACATTGTT AGATATTTGGGTACGGTCAGAGAAGAGGACACCCTAAATATTCTCTTGGAGTTTGTTCCTGGTGGATCCATATCATCGCTGTTGGGGAAGTTTGGTGCTTTCCCTGAGGCT GTAATAAGAACCTACACGAAGCAGCTACTACTTGGACTCGAGTACTtgcacaaaaatggaatcatgCATAGAGACATTAAG GGGGCCAATATTTTGGTAGATAATAAAGGGTGCATAAAACTTGCAGACTTTGGGGCATCCAAACAGGTCGTTGAGCTG gCAACCATTTCCGGGGCCAAATCTATGAAGGGTACTCCATATTGGATGGCTCCAGAAGTTATTCTTCAGACTGGGCATAGCTT CTCTGCTGACATATGGAGTGTGGGTTGTACTGTGATTGAGATGGCCACTGGAAAGCCTCCCTGGAGTCAGCAATACCAACAAGAG GTTGCTGCTCTCTTCCATATAGGGACAACTAAGTCTCATCCACCAATCCCTGATCATCTATCGGCTGCAGCAAAAGATTTTCTGCTAAAATGTTTGCAGAA GGAACCGGTTTTGAGGTCATCAGCATCAGAACTGCTGCAG CATCCCTTTGTAACTGGTGAACATATGAATTCTCTTAGTCTGTCATCTAATGTCACG GAAAATTTTATAGCTTCACCATCATGTGCCCCAAATGATGAATCCAT CCTTTGCTCTTCAACAGTAAATCCTCTGGACTCTGGAAATAAACAATTGTGGGGAATGAGCAATGATGATGACGATATGTGTGTGATTGACGACAAAGAAGAGTTCTCGCATAATGATGTTAAATACAAATCACTGATGTCAACTGATATTGAG AGTTTCAACCCAATGTCTGATCCCTCTGATGATTGGGGGTGTAAATTTGATGCAAATTCAGAACTGGAAAATCGAGAGGTCAATTTTGTCACAGATGAAAGTTACATGCCACCTGATCAGTCAGGGGATGATAAGGGGCAGCCAGATTTTTCCTTTCCAGGTGTTCCATCTCTTTCAGAGGAAGATGATGAACTCACAGAGTCAAAAATCAAAGCCTTTTTGGATGAGAAG GCTCTTGAACTGAAAAAACTACAGACACCTTTATATGAAGAGTTTTACAACAGTTTAAATACATCCTCTTCTCCCAATGTTGACAGTACAAGTGATGATACTGCTTCtcgaaaatttttgaaattaccTCCAAAAAGCAGATCACCTAATCGAGTACCAATCAGTACACCATCTAAAGCCATCGATAATACTGGAAGTCCTGGAAGTAATGGCCAGTCCTCATCAACTGTTGGCCATGTAAATAACCATACTTCTCACGATATTCCAGCATCTCCCCTTAACGAATGGAAAGGAGTGATAGTTGACTCTCAGCAGCAGCCTAGTAGCCCaag TCTAAGCTTTTCGGAGAGACAGAGAAAATGGAAAGAAGAGCTTGACCAGGAGCTCGAGAGAAAGCGAG AAATGATGCGTCAGGCTGGCATGGGCGGAAAGACATCTTCTCCAAAGGATCGAGCTATACATCGGCAGAGGGAACGAACAAGATTTGCTTCTCCTAGCAAATAA